CGGCCGTGCTCCCAGTCGCGCGCGGGCTGCTCGCCGAGCGCGGTACCACCGGCGGCCGCGAGCAGGGCGTACGCCTCGGCGCTGCGTGCGGCGACATGGTCCGCGGTGCCCTCGAAGGTGGTCACGGCCAGGCAGCCGCCGACCGGATTGCCGCCGATGTCACCGGCGCGGGCCAGATTGAGGCCCGTCTCCGCCTCGTCGGACAGCCGCAGCACCGTCGGCGCCGCACCGGTCTGCACCACCCGTCGCAGCGCGGCGGCGCCGGCCGCGAAGTCCGGGAACGACCAGCCTTGATAGGTAACGGTTTCCGGCGCGGGATGGACCCGCAGCGTCACCGCCGTGACGATGCCGAGCGTGCCCTCGGAACCCGCGAACAACTCGCGCAGATCGGGCCCGGCGGCCGAGGCCGGCGCGCGCCCGAGATCCAGTGTGCCCGTGGGCGTCGCGACGATCAGCCGCTGGATCATGTCGTCGAACCGGCCGTATCCCGCCGACGCCTGTCCCGAGGACCGGGTCGCGGCGAAACCGCCGATACTGGCGAATTCGAAACTCTGCGGAAAGTGCCCGAGCGACAACCCGTGCCGGGCCAGCAACCGTTCCGCGCGCGGGCCGGTGAGGCCGGCGCCGAAGGTGGCGGTGCCGCTGACCGGATCCACCTCGGTGAGCGCGTCCAGCCGCCGGAGATCCACGGCCACAACGGATCCGAAGCGGCCCCGGATCGGATCGAGGCCGCCGACCACACTGGTCCCGCCGCCGAACGGCACCACCGCGATCCCCCGGTCCGCGCAGTACGCCAATACTTGCAGCACCTCGTCGTGATCGGCCGGGGTGACCACGGCATCGGGCGCGTCCTGCGGCCCGTCGGCGCGGCGCCGCAACAGATCCGGGGTGCTCTTACCCCCGGCGTGCCGCAACCGGGCCCGGTCGCCGGAGTCGACCCCGGCCGCGCCGACCACCGCCGCCAGCCCGGCCCGATCCTCCGCACCCAGTGCCGAAACCCGTACCGGCACCTCGTCTTCGGCGCGGCGCGCCACCGGCTCCCCCGAGACGCCGAACACCTGGGCCAGCAGGCGCCGGAGTCGTTCCGGCAGCGGAGTGTGCCCCGCCGGCACGCCCCACGCGTCCCAGATCATCTCCGGGCGTGCCTCGATGTCGTCCTCGGAACTCGCCGTCCCGGTATGCATGGTCTCACCCATGCGTTACAGTATGACATAGAACGTAAACTGGTAACGAGGCCATCGGAGCGGCGGGAGTCCGCTCGGCGGGCCGCGTTCCACCCGACACGTCGCAGCCAGATCGCGAACCACCACATCGCGGAGTCCAGATGTCCCCGACCGAACCCACCCAGCACAACGGCAGCACCCACCCCGCGGCCGCCCACGAGGACGCCGCCGCGGCCCTCCTCGCCGACCTCGAGATACCCGCGGACACCTGGTCGAACGCGGAGGCCGCCGCCACCGATCCGTCCGCGGTCGACGTCGCCATCCTCGACGCGGCCCGCGCCTGCGTCGCCGAATTCGGGGTGCGCCGCACGACCCTGACCGAGGTGGCCCGCCGGGCCGGGGTCAGCCGGCCCACGGTGTACCGCCGCTGGCCCGATACCGGCGCCCTGATCGCCGATCTCCTGGTCCGGGAGTTGCGCGATATCGTCGGGCACGCCATACCCACGGTCGGCTGCGCGCGGGGCCGGCTGCTGGACGGAATCGTCATCGGCGCCGACCGGATCCGCACCAACCCGCTGTTCATGAAGATCTTCCGCACCGACTCCGATCTCATGCTGACCTACGTGTTCGGCCGGCTCGGCCGCAATCAGCGCGAGTTGATCCTGCTGTTCGGCGCCGTGATCCGGGAGGGTCAGCGGGACGGTTCGATCCGGGACGGCGATCCGGAACAGCTGGCCACCATGCTGCTGCTCATCGCGCAGTCGGCGGTCCAGTCCGCCGATATGGTCCGCGACATCCTCGACGAACAGCATCTCGACGCCGAACTGGCCCGCGCGATCGACGGATACCTCATCCCCGACGGCGCCGAACGCCTGGCCTGATCCCTCGAACGACAGGAGCTGGATATGCGGATACCCACGAGTTCGGCCCTGAACGCCGACCGGCGGCACCGGGAACTGCACGCGCTCGGCGATGCGGGCATCGTCGACGTCCTGGTCGTCGGCGGCGGCGTGACCGGCACCGGGGTCGCGCTGGACGCGGCCAGCCGGGGCCTGCGGACCGTCCTGGTGGAACGGCACGATCTGGCGTTCGGAACCAGCAGGTGGAGTTCGAAACTGGTGCACGGCGGGCTGCGCTACCTGGCGAGCGGCGGGGTGGCGATCGCGCACGAGAGCGCACTGGAACGGCATGTGCTGATGACCACCACCGCACCGCATCTGACCCGCGCCCTGCCCCAGCTGGTCCCGCTGC
This DNA window, taken from Nocardia sp. BMG111209, encodes the following:
- a CDS encoding FAD-binding oxidoreductase; translated protein: MIWDAWGVPAGHTPLPERLRRLLAQVFGVSGEPVARRAEDEVPVRVSALGAEDRAGLAAVVGAAGVDSGDRARLRHAGGKSTPDLLRRRADGPQDAPDAVVTPADHDEVLQVLAYCADRGIAVVPFGGGTSVVGGLDPIRGRFGSVVAVDLRRLDALTEVDPVSGTATFGAGLTGPRAERLLARHGLSLGHFPQSFEFASIGGFAATRSSGQASAGYGRFDDMIQRLIVATPTGTLDLGRAPASAAGPDLRELFAGSEGTLGIVTAVTLRVHPAPETVTYQGWSFPDFAAGAAALRRVVQTGAAPTVLRLSDEAETGLNLARAGDIGGNPVGGCLAVTTFEGTADHVAARSAEAYALLAAAGGTALGEQPARDWEHGRFAAPYLRDALLDVGILCETLETATGWSDLARLKAAVTSALTEELTAQGTPPLIMCHISHTYPTGASLYFTVVAKQADDPIAGWQRAKRAAGDAIVADGGTITHHHAVGADHRPWLTAEIGELGVRVLRAVKDAVDPAGILNPGKLIP
- a CDS encoding TetR/AcrR family transcriptional regulator, which produces MSPTEPTQHNGSTHPAAAHEDAAAALLADLEIPADTWSNAEAAATDPSAVDVAILDAARACVAEFGVRRTTLTEVARRAGVSRPTVYRRWPDTGALIADLLVRELRDIVGHAIPTVGCARGRLLDGIVIGADRIRTNPLFMKIFRTDSDLMLTYVFGRLGRNQRELILLFGAVIREGQRDGSIRDGDPEQLATMLLLIAQSAVQSADMVRDILDEQHLDAELARAIDGYLIPDGAERLA